The DNA sequence ATGATGATGGAACCAAGTAAAAAACCCCTAAACGTACTGATTAAGCAGTTACACGGCAACATCGAAGTTGTTCTCAAAAACGGCTATGAATACAAAGGTAAAATGATAAAATGCGACGGGCACATGAACCTGCTCTTGGAAGGCGCCACCGAATGCAAAGAGGACCAGCTCATGACCAACTACGGTAATGTGCTGCTCCGCGGAAACAACATCCTCTACATCGTTCTAAACGCCAACATACACTAAACGGGTAGCTTTCTAGCTTCCCCAGTTACATATTCACAGGCTTCTTTCACAGTTAACTCTACGCGGAATTTGCGGCTGAAATAAACCAGCACATTGCGTAAATCCCGCTCCAGAAGCTCCGCTGCGTTAGCATGGTCAGTTTTGACGGCTTGGGGCCAATCGATAATGAGCACGCGTCCATCGGGCTGCAAAACAATATTGTATTCGCTTAAGTCAGCGTGGATTAAATGGGCTTTTGTGTAAGCTTTTTTGATGTTTAGCAGAATCTCCCGCAGCACCTTTTGGGGTTTACCGATGTCTCTGTAGCGGGACAATTCTCCGCCCTCAATCATGCCCATGGCGATGACATGGCGGTTTTGGCTAATCGGCTCCGGCACCGAAACCCCGCTGACGTAGGCAAGCTTTAGCGCTTCATATTCTTTTTCCGCCGCTAAATGCGACTGAAACAGCCAAGTTGAATGCTCTCGGATGTAGCCTCTTTTTCGGCGGGTCTGGCGGAAACTGATTCTGCCCAGCCGATGGAACTTGACGGCAATACGCTTCCCCGTGGGGCTGAGTGCGTCATACACGTCGGCTTCTTTGCCTACACCCAAAGTCTGCCCAAAAGAGGCAATGATGTCGGCTTTAACCAGGGCGTTTATGGCTAGGCAGTCGTATCCTGCATAGTTGAGGGTGTGGCCCACGTAGGCGCCGCGACTCTGGTAGATTAAACCCAGCTTGTTAAGTTTACCCAAAATGAAGGTGACGCGGTCAAGGGGCACCCGGGCGTAATTTTGGATTTGCTCGGTGGGGACAAATTCATGCTTTGCCATGGCTGCCTCGATGATGTTGAGGATTCGGAGGTCCTCGCTTTCAAGTTCCCGATAGACTTGCACGGCAATTTCGGCGCTCGACATATAAACCAATCGTTTAACGGACTGTTTTCTACTAGTATGGTTGGGTTCTGGTTTAATAGAGTTTATTGAGTGGTACTTATATGTAAGAAAAGTAATTGTAGGGGCAGTGTACCAGAAAACCTCCATAAAAATCATTAACAGGTTAACGCATGGTTTTAAACTATGGCAGTAAATGAAGAGAACGTCTCAAAGGTCCTCTCGGTCCTCTCACATCCGCTTAGAAGGGAAATCCTACTGGACCTCAGCAACAACGGCGAATCCTCCTTCACGGACCTGCTCAACCTCCTAAAAGTCGACACAGGCAAACTCAGCTTCCACCTCCGCTCGCTGGCACCCTTCATAGAGCAAACCCCAAGCGGCAAATACCGCCTCAGCAGGGCAGGCGAAAGCGCCGTCCGCGTCATCCATGACGTTGAAAGCTGGGCGGAAGTTGCTGATGTGCAGGGAAAAGCCTCTTCGCTTCCACTGGCATCCACTCGAA is a window from the Candidatus Bathyarchaeota archaeon genome containing:
- a CDS encoding ribonucleoprotein, encoding MMMEPSKKPLNVLIKQLHGNIEVVLKNGYEYKGKMIKCDGHMNLLLEGATECKEDQLMTNYGNVLLRGNNILYIVLNANIH
- a CDS encoding serine/threonine protein kinase produces the protein MSSAEIAVQVYRELESEDLRILNIIEAAMAKHEFVPTEQIQNYARVPLDRVTFILGKLNKLGLIYQSRGAYVGHTLNYAGYDCLAINALVKADIIASFGQTLGVGKEADVYDALSPTGKRIAVKFHRLGRISFRQTRRKRGYIREHSTWLFQSHLAAEKEYEALKLAYVSGVSVPEPISQNRHVIAMGMIEGGELSRYRDIGKPQKVLREILLNIKKAYTKAHLIHADLSEYNIVLQPDGRVLIIDWPQAVKTDHANAAELLERDLRNVLVYFSRKFRVELTVKEACEYVTGEARKLPV